Part of the Bacillus sp. N1-1 genome, TGGAATGGATTTAAAAGCCATGCTTGAGAGTTTTGTCTCAAGAGGACATTATAATTCTTTCGGTACAAAAGCTTATCCTACCGAAGAAGATGAGAGCGCCAATTCAGGAATGGAAGAAAACGCTTATGAAAGCGAAGTAGCCTCAGCATATGAAGAAGAATTGGAAGAAGAAAAAACAGAACGTACTGAAAATGAAGAAAACGAACAAAAAGAATAACATATGAAGAAAGCCTGGCCTAATCCAGGTTTTTCTTTTGAATACCTGACCGTTAATTGACGCTTTTTATGGAATAGTGGTAAAGTGATGGTATTGTTATCAGAAAAGTTTAAATTTTACATATGAACGGAGGACTGTCACATGAATATCGTATCTTTGCTAGGCACCTTTCTTGATGATGATCAGATTAGCGTAAATGCCACTGTGTTAGAGCAGCATAGTAAAGACGAATCTTATCATACGCCACATGATCCAGACGTGGTCGTTTTTCCAAAAACGACAGAAGAAGTTAGTAAAATAATAAAGGTAGCGAACGAAAATCGAATACCGATTGTTCCATTTGGGCTAGGCTCAAGCCTAGAGGGTCATGTGATTCCTTATCAAGGTGGAATCTCTATCGATTTCCAATTGATGAACAAGGTTCTTGAGGTACGACCAGAGGATTTCCTCGTACGGGTGCAGCCCGGTGTCACGCGTTCACAATTAAATAAAGAATTAAAAAAGCACGGCTTATTTTTCACCGTTGATCCAGGTGCAGATGCAACACTAGGTGGAATGGCATCTACAAATGCTAGTGGGACTACCTCTGTTCGGTATGGAGTCATGCGAGATCAAGTTCGTGATTTGGAAGTTGTCCTTGCGGATGGAAGAGTTATACATACTGGAAGCAACACAGCAAAATCGTCATCTGGTTATCACCTGAATGGGCTTTTCGTTGGTTCAGAAGGGACGCTGGGAACATTTACAGAACTGACTCTCAACGTCTACGGGATTCCAGAAGCCACACTTGCAGGAAGGATCGTTTTTCCAACAATTGAGCAAGCGGTTTCAACCGTTACAAATATCCTTCATGCTGCGATA contains:
- a CDS encoding FAD-linked oxidase C-terminal domain-containing protein, yielding MNIVSLLGTFLDDDQISVNATVLEQHSKDESYHTPHDPDVVVFPKTTEEVSKIIKVANENRIPIVPFGLGSSLEGHVIPYQGGISIDFQLMNKVLEVRPEDFLVRVQPGVTRSQLNKELKKHGLFFTVDPGADATLGGMASTNASGTTSVRYGVMRDQVRDLEVVLADGRVIHTGSNTAKSSSGYHLNGLFVGSEGTLGTFTELTLNVYGIPEATLAGRIVFPTIEQAVSTVTNILHAAIPVARIELVDARSVQQVNKTNETNYIEKPTLFIEFHGNEAGLNQDVAFAKSIAEDNQCEEFIFEHDTKKRALLWEARHNLAYSFSHGSPGKKMMVTDVCVPISELTGAITDARKAIETYGLDGALLGHVGDGNYHAIVMINPDDPIELEKATKLNQHLVHYALERGGTCTGEHGVGTGKAQYQQKEHGAALDVMLAVKQTLDPNGIMNPGKIFAIDKEQSSII